From Hydra vulgaris chromosome 15, alternate assembly HydraT2T_AEP, one genomic window encodes:
- the LOC136091467 gene encoding uncharacterized protein LOC136091467, protein MGAQTAITRRYTANEIKQSTYDQIQKCNEDRLNLTIAAVGVSRMSQSCNDIANSASSSSVDGFERESVSSYASKPAADLISWSFDGHSETGSYVHFFKQHRRNLVVGWARQSSIFPLTEKFNEFAGAVLRSVTNYKVNARESTDKAYAVANSYGYPIVFVHVVCFGNGLRSHYNGYTSFQNFKVGSLETSVVIMFGNN, encoded by the exons ATGGGTGCACAAACTGCAATAACACGGCGATATACTGCAAATGAAATTAAGCAAAGTACGTATGACCAAATACAAAAGTGCAACGAAGACCGATTAAACTTGACGATTGCAGCAGTTGGTGTTAGTCGCATGTCCCAAAGTTGTAACGATATTGCCAATTCGGCAAGTAGCAGTTCCGTAGATGGATTCGAGCGTGAATCTGTATCATCTTACGCTTCCAAGCCAGCGGCTGACCTTATTTCGTGGTCATTTGACGGCCATTCAGAAACAGGTAGTTACGttcacttttttaaacaacatagACGAAATCTTGTAGTCGGATGGGCTAGACAAAGTTCAATATTTCCACTAACAGAGAAATTTAATGAATTTGCCGGTGCTGTTCTGCGGTCCGTCACTAATTAT aAAGTCAATGCACGAGAGAGTACGGACAAGGCATATGCAGTAGCTAATTCTTACGGATATCCTATTGTGTTTGTACACGTTGTTTGTTTCGGAAATGGCCTCCGCTCTCATTACAATGGATATACAAGCTTCCAAAACTTTAAAGTTGGCAGTCTCGAAACAAGTGTTGTTATTATGTTtggaaataattaa
- the LOC136092178 gene encoding uncharacterized protein LOC136092178, whose product MGKHIVLCLIEHEKFTEKLLMKVFGCSKYKIDQARKMKNANIGITIPVEKEITRNRLDQKKAEHFLDFIFNSPLLQDVAYGVTKIKFDSNDVCKISPAVLTAKMSHTIAFYNEVCRSENYSPLSESSLWRILRAVKPSQRKCLAGLDDITAAAKNGFSMLQDLSLKYQNRELSNLFERSKRYYKTNFQFNCSATYPNSISHCPIFALSDITDKQLQQISIAPNDKICYECENLNKSLVEIKRLASNNSADEETIYDIEIAEKDIIDYKKHLMRDCQQKKAKVFAFENLDEETGFWLKDYCQKVLPFKFREGQKEYFGKKGTSLHVDIFFTKKNNILHKKIYFTALYRCEQGLSETLSIAQLVLPKFKHNHSGVNKLFAKSDNASSYHGNFIMAALFMLCKNNQIQLKRYDYNEPCRGKDQCDREAAGAKSLIRSFVDAGNDLMCAEDIYTALHYGHGLKNSAVGVATIKGKSKLSGTKIAKISQYHSFEFFHNYMTMWRYYAVGDGVKQEYSNVNFDLQMFLTHPYSDTEKKTRVFKSNMKEKFREDRLLNLFHFCTEPFCNGSFHTSEELEEHMMLGRHIISTLKSGMDNVRQSFIMKMKVQSILHSYKPNSQQEVIEEECSDISKYVKGWALPTLSTFRYSMRQKDVLYKLFMEGEVSGKKFSPEQVHLLIRKELQVSEYVTTQQIRSLFSRWSRQKKDKRLNEPIDVGSTNADNEEEETADQDLEELENEEFEKEFISIAIDLSSAWHENDCIVVIYMGNWYPGIVNEVLSDGYNVSCMKYASAVKNFFKWPAFPDVIKYKDSEIICGILPPLPLKQSGDYKLRDDQFEKAQKAFQATMH is encoded by the exons ATGGGTAAACATATTGTTCTGTGTTTAATTGAACATGAAAAATTTACTGAGAAGTTACTTATGAAAGTTTTTGGGTGCTCCAAATACAAGATAGACCAGGCACGAAAAATGAAGAATGCTAACATAGGTATAACTATTCCTGTCGAAAAAGAAATTACGCGAAATCGACTAGACCAGAAAAAAGCTGAACATTTTCTCGATTTCATATTTAACAGCCCCCTTCTTCAAGATGTTGCATATGGAgtcacaaaaattaaatttgactcAAATGATGTATGTAAAATATCTCCTGCAGTTTTGACAGCTAAAATGAGTCATACAATTGCATTTTATAATGAAGTTTGCAGAAGTGAGAACTACTCTCCTTTATCGGAAAGCAGTTTGTGGCGAATACTTCGTGCTGTTAAACCATCTCAACGAAAATGTTTAGCGGGACTGGATGATATTACTGCTGCAGCTAAGAATGGTTTCTCTATGTTGCAAGATTTATCTTTAAAGTACCAGAATAGAGAGCTGAGTAATTTATTTGAACGCAGCAAACGATATTACAAAACTAATTTCCAGTTTAACTGCAGTGCGACCTACCCTAATTCTATCTCCCACTGCCCAATATTTGCTTTGAGTGATATAACCGACAAGCAATTGCAACAGATTTCAATAGCACCTAATGATAAGATTTGTTATGAgtgtgaaaatttaaacaaatcttTAGTTGAGATAAAAAGATTAGCATCAAATAATTCAGCCGACGAGGAAACTATTTATGATATTGAAATTGCTGAAAAAGATATCattgattataaaaaacatttaatgcgTGATTGTCAACAGAAAAAAGCCaaagtttttgcttttgaaaatcTTGATGAAGAAACTGGATTTTGGTTGAAAGACTATTGCCAAAAAGTTCTACCATTCAAATTCAGGGAAGgtcaaaaagaatattttggaaaaaaggGGACGTCACTGCATGTAGACATTTTCTTcactaagaaaaataatattttacataaaaagatCTATTTTACAGCTCTTTATAGGTGTGAGCAAGGTTTATCGGAAACACTATCAATTGCCCAATTAGTTCTTCCGAAGTTTAAGCATAACCATTCTGGTGTTAATAAACTCTTTGCAAAATCCGACAATGCTTCATCGTACCATGGCAACTTTATAATGGCAGCTCTTTTTATGTTGTGCAAAAATAACCAAATACAGCTTAAGCGCTACGATTACAACGAACCTTGTCGTGGCAAGGATCAGTGCGACAGAGAAGCTGCCGGAGCAAAGTCATTGATTCGTAGCTTTGTTGACGCTGGTAACGATTTGATGTGTGCAGAGGACATTTATACTGCTTTACATTACGGACATGGGCTGAAAAATTCTGCTGTTGGTGTTGCCACTATAAAGGGAAAAAGCAAGTTGAGCGGAAcaaaaatagctaaaataagTCAGTATCATTCGTTTGAGTTCTTTCATAATTATATGACAATGTGGCGATACTATGCAGTTGGCGATGGAGTTAAACAAGAATATTCCAATGTCAATTTTGATCTGCAGATGTTTTTAACACACCCATATAGTGATACTGAAAAGAAAACAAgagtttttaaaagcaatatgaaagaaaagtttcgcgAAGATAGATtactaaatttgtttcacttttGCACTGAGCCATTTTGTAATGGATCATTCCATACATCAGAAGAACTAGAAGAACACATGATGTTGGGAAGACACATTATTAGCACTTTAAAATCAGGAATGGATAACGTGAGACAGAGTTTCATAATGAAGATGAAAGTTCAGTCAATCTTACATAGTTATAAACCAAACTCACAACAGGAGGTAATTGAAGAAGAATGTTCTGACATTAGCAAATATGTTAAAGGTTGGGCTTTACCTACACTCAGTACCTTCCGGTATAGTATGAGACAAAAAGATGTATTATATAAACTCTTTATGGAAGGTGAAGTATCTGGAAAAAAGTTTAGTCCAGAGCAGGTGCACCTTTTGATAAGAAAAGAGCTTCAAGTCTCAGAATACGTAACAACTCAGCAAATAAGATCACTATTTTCACGTTGGAGCAggcaaaaaaaagataaaagattaaATGAACCAATCGATGTTGGTAGTACTAATGCGGATAACGAAGAAGAAGAGACAGCAGATCaag aTCTAGAAGAATTAGAAAATGAAGAATTTGAAAAGGAATTTATAAGCATTGCCATTGATTTATCTAGTGCATGGCATGAAAACGATTgcattgttgttatttatatgGGCAATTGGTATCCTGGGATTGTAAATGAG GTTCTCAGTGATGGTTACAATGTGAGCTGTATGAAGTATGCTTCTGCAGTCAAGAACTTTTTTAAGTGGCCAGCTTTTCCTGATGTTATAAAGTACAAAGACAGTGAAATCATTTGTGGAATTCTACCACCTTTACCGTTAAAACAGTCTGGAGACTATAAGCTTAGGGATGATCAATTTGAAAAAGCCCAAAAAGCATTTCAAGCAACAATGCATTAA